TATCGACAACGAAACTTTACGGTCGCgatatggaaaaacgccgtaagagcattccaatgttgccaaatttcctctgaaaaaatatttatttttaaaggaagttttgaatacttggaccgcgttgagcagaaagaaaccaagacacgtcagctattgtcaaatttaattggacaatttaatgtttttcaggagataacgtttgtgcggattccgttgaaaattttaaggaattttctttgcactatGCTcagatttgcacaaaaatccacgcaaccgttttcatgtaaaaaataagacagtatgttggagtttcttgccaacgtgcgttaaaaaagctgaaaatctcaacacagagggaaaaagctcatatgagcacaattttccctccaagagatatgctgtttggtgcaacgcTAGTTACGTCAATTCGGGAGGGCATCTGCACACGCGTTTCGGCCatgttgggccaatcctcagtgcagtgcagccgcctgaatttcttggtaaaaaattaaattgccagtagctgatgtgatttggttcctttctgcttagcgcggtccacttttccttgaagttttctgaCACTTTAGATCTGAGGCAAGAGATTCTCCACTGGCCTctcggcgacaggtggaaacttttacccTCGGGGATCCAACACTTCCTCATGGACAGTTGCATGAGAGCAACAGTAATCTTACCTGCTCGGTAGATGTTGAGATTCTTGTGAAGAAATGAGCAGAATAAGTTTACCAAACTTCGGTATGTTTGCCAAACGGAATACCCAGCACATTGCTCAACGTCCACTTAGTAAGTAAGTTAACGGTTGAATGAATGTCTCAGtcccgaaaataaaagcttccatcATTGCCAGGATACCAATGAAGGATCTCTTATCTTCGtcttagatcaaaatacgagcATAGttctctgcaaaattggaaaaaaaaatatttataaagtcccgaaaatgtgtgatttgtcaaaggaaattcggcaatgtcCAAAGGCTAATACGGcggtcttccttagcatggcagtgcagaaacgcatatcgacggtgaaactaccaaaccacgtatctcgtttgcggtgtttaaaaatctacgctcacattttatttttttgaagaagaccaaatcaatatcattccttgaaattttcacggaattttctccgcacaaagaggaaaaatcacagaaattttcaagactggatgttaagtagtttttcatttaaaaaataaagtatgacaggaagtctgcgacgtcgcaaaccgagatacgtggtttggtagtttcaccgtcgatatatcagTTTGCGGTGTcacaaacttcctgtcatactttatgttctgaattgaaaaatatttaatattattccttgaaaatttgagagattTCTCATCCGTGCGTGAAGAGTATTGTATGAAAATCTCGAGCAACTGCGCAAGTTTGATccctttcataaaataaaatgaaagcgtACATTTTGACTTTAAGGTATCGTAAGCGAGATaagcgtttttgcagtttcaccgtcgctatgcAGCTCTGACACCGCTTAATCTCGAAAATTACACGGACGATTATTAATATGTTCCGTATCGTGCTTGCATCTTTCGTGTCAGTTTTATGTGACGTCACACATCAATCAACCGTGCTGTGAGATAATATTGCGTGTTCGAACTCGGAGCTTTGAGTATTGAGTTTTGGACCGAAGCAAGAAAGTGATCGAAAAACATGATTGCCGTGATTAATTTGTTAAAGGGAGCTTTGATCTCCGACTGTTGCAATTTTGTCGGTGTAGGTGCTTCTTTAACTTACAAAATTATTAGGTGTATTGTTGCGGTCAATACGATTTTGACACGCAGTGAGATTTTTAGTAAGTTTCATTCAGAGGGAAATCATTTACATCCCTCTCAACCCCATGTAAgcagatacaactatttcagcTTGGATGTCGGTGGGAAGTATCAAGTCAAAGTGAAGGCGATTTATCACCTTTTGGAAAATCTCTTACTTCCCAATTCCTAATACGTATACTTGAAATCTATTCATTGTATTTGACGCTTATTAGGCTTTGAGCCAGGGCATTTGGGTATACCCTTGTGTCCTATAACACATccaggaagggagggggggggggttctcaGTCGTTACAATGGGAAGGGGTGAATCGCAGCGTTACGTAGCCTTGTCAACTCTCTTAAAAATGTGgatacaaattaaaatattattgaatTAAATCATCGTTTATATCTTTCTCAAAACCTCAGTTTTTCCAGATTATTCCGCAGAGCAAAATGCCCCGGATTTCATCTAACCCTATTTGAACTTTTTCCTTGTGTTCCGAAAAAATGATTAAGAAAGAGTGTTTGCCAACATTAGTATTTCATCATAGGGATTTGAGGCTGCATTACGTCGTGTTACATACAGGGAGGGAGTGTTTTATCATGAAACGATGCGCTTTTCTAATACTTTACTGAGTTTGAAGTTGAAACTCTAAGCTTATTTCGACCTGCTGGGTGTGTTTCAGTTGGCGATAATCGAAATCAGCAGTGCCAAAATGGCACTGAAGGAAGAGGGCTAGCCAACATTAGTTATTCATTATATGGATTTGAGGCTAAATTACGTCGTGTTACGTGAGGGGAGGGAGAGTTTTATCATAAAACGATGCAGAGTTTTAATACTCTAATGAGTTTGAAGTTTAAACTCTAAGCTTATTTCGACCTGCTGGGTGTGTTTCAGTTGGCGATAATCGAAATCAGCAGTGCCAAAATGGCACTGAAGGAAGAGGGCTAGCCAACATTAGTTATTCATTATATGGATTTGAGGCTAAATTACGTCGTGTTACGTGAGGGGAGGGAGAGTTTTATCATAAAACGATGCAGAGTTTTAATACTCTAATGAGTTTGAAGTTTAAACTCTAAGCTTATTTCGACCTGCTGGGTGTGTTTCAGTTGGCGATAATCGAAATCAGCAGTGCCAAAATGGCACTGAAGGAAGAGGGCTAGCCAACATTAGTTATTCATTATATGGATTTGAGGCTAAATTACGTCGTGTTACGTGAGGGGAGGGAGAGTTTTATCATAAAACGATGCAGAGTTTTAATACTCTAATGAGTTTGAAGTTGAAACTCTAAGCTTATTTCGACCTGCTGGGTGTGTTTCAGTTGGCGATAATCGAAATCAGCAGTGCCAAAATCGAAGGAGGATGGGACACGGACCCGAAGACGCAGTACCATATCCAGACGGACGAGGGCCCAGAGCGGTACTTCCGGTACCAGACGATGAGCGGGCAGTACCGCAAGGAGAAGCGGCTCCCGGACGGTACCGTCGTCGGCTCCTACGGCTGGGTCGACCCGGACGGCTACCTACGCCTTCGGGACTACATCGCAGACGACAAAGGCTACCGCATCGTCAAAACCAAAAAGGTTTGTCTAATTTGTACGGCAATTAagtattattaaatatattctTCTATAACCAGACACGGGAGAAAAATTtcttcggagactttaacgctagagaagaaaaatagaatGGATTTGTTTTTTCCAAGCTCACTACCCTCACAGTTTAAGATCTCGTGTTTATGGTTCCTAGGGGTTattttgagttacttttttggtcagattgaccagaaaactaaaattttggtaaaatcgaTCGAGTAAATCGTAGGTTACTCTGAGATATCGCGGGATGAAAAAAGTTGTCCTGCTGAAGAACTTTTGTACCTCTGAATGTGACTCAAGACATTGTAACTTGCCAGTAGCTGGCGCATTGGACTACTTATCATCAATACGATTTAGGTTCGATCTTGGCGGTTTgcgcctgatttttaacgagatTGCAAAATACCTACCCgaagatttggtcaatgtaacccAAATCTAACCAAATAATATTAACCACTGGTTTAGATAAATTAATGTTCTACTTCCTGTACGGACACGATAATCGAATACTTTTCCTCATTCTGTACAATCAACATACACGCACATGTACATACATTCATTTCATGCAATCTATGGTAAAGTCTTACCGATTTCAAATGTATCCGGTacttatgtttcatttttctttatcgGGTTGTATCGTGATAttcacatttcatttttcacccgatgcgaatttttcggttgtcaAAAGGAAATGTGACTATCATATTCTGGCAATATTTAGAGCTATCAAATGATTGACCCTTGGAATACTCATCGGCTTCACCCATTTTTCTAACACGCCTGCATATTCACAGACCATATCATtcatacttttcattttcattttgtccAAAGGTTTTTGTTGGTAAGGAAGCACCGATAGGTAACGCGGTGGCTTCAGCGAAATATGTGCCAAGCCAAGGTGGTGTGGGGGTAGAAAACGCGCAGCTGAAACCCCAGCCTCCCGTCTACAAATCATCTTACGACAGCTCTGCCTTGCTCCGCTTCCCAACGACCCTGGAACCCAGCTCCACCCCCATCTCACTAGCCGACTACCTCAAATCCAAAGAGTCACCCAATGCCATCCCTGTCTCAGATTACCTCCACGAACGAAAACAGCAAGTCCAGGACTACCTCAGGTATACTTGCAAAGAGTCTTATTCATAAGaattatttaaggtgattcgacggttgctattttttgtgtcagagcgacgtgcgatatatcgcatcaattcgttccataatttcagctactttttcaaattttaaaatcgcacTTCTCTTGTCAttagactgaagaattcatgtaccaaatttttttttttttttttttttttttttttttttttttttttttttttttttttttttttttaaaaaagaaattttatttaaatatatcgtaactactacaagtgtttcttgtatctatctacgtggcttaaaactaaaacttaacaaactgcattaattttatatgttaacgttagataatactatgattatctaaaagaacaggaattgtaaattctctgccttctttcttaaatgtattataacataaaggtttttagtttacataaaggtttttagtttTTACCAAATTTGATAAAGAAATTTAACGTATTAAAGGTAGgggtttttcagaggaaaaatatcgcattcgagtgcagtttcgatattagtatcgaatgcaatattttttctctagaaAAAACCCTGCCTCTATTACGTTGAATACCTTTGTCAactttggtacatgaattctttagtctcatgacgaCAGTCGAAAAtaataaaagttcgcgagaaacacgatggtgccactggttttctccgaaatcaactcccaagctcaacaaagctctcaagttgaggccaaaatgaaggagatatcccacgctaccctgagagttcacctctacatcaagacaaactctccatgcagagatagggagcaaaaacattgacagggctgccacttcatttggggactctaaaactgaaaacacggcaaccctactgatgtatttgctccctatctttgcatagagagtttgtcttgatctagaggtgggctctcagaaTAACGTGgaatatctcctccattttagcctcagcttgagagcttctttaagcttgggagttgatttcagagaaaaccaggggcaccatcgtgtttctcgcgaactttcaaaTAAGGATCTATAGTCAATGGCAAATTTCTCAGACatccaacatctccattctaacCCAATGAACTTTGACCCTCCAGGTTCGGGGAGCGCAAGCAGGAACCAGAAGTGGTGGTGACGCCAAACGCGTACCCGAAGCCAGAGAACTACTCGCCGCTGTCTCAAGACTACGTGCAACCGATCACATTCCGGCCGTACTTCAACACCAAGACCTACAACGACAACACCCTGGACAACGCCATCCTGGACTCGAGCTACGACGGCGTGGCCATGACTCACAACGGCTTCCGCTACTACCTTCCGCGCCACTACCACGAGGAGGAATCCCCCAACAGTTACCAGCGAGCCGGCAGCTTCGGCTACATCGATCCCTTCGGCATCCGGAGGGTCATCTACTATAACACGAGTCCAGGGAGCGGTTTTAAGGTGCGAAAGAATAATAGGTATGTTGGCTTCAACTCCACGCCTTACGATCCTAGGTTCTAGGCGAGGTCAATGGCTTGGAGAaaacgtcgctcctccgacgtatgAAGACGTGTAGACgtatacggagaaaaaaacttcgtgcgtgggacccaaagttgaggtcatatggatctctgaagttctcggatcacgtatctaaaaacttgaggtccagccgccgaagttcgggtccggcatctgaagtacttcgatatataccgaaggtctGGTCacatatctgaagtactccggtacataccgaagttcctcgatgtctgacccgaacttcagcagctcGACCTcgagtttttggatgcgtgatcagaaaacttcagagatccgtttatgacctcaacttcgggtcccatgcacgaagtttttttctccgtgtatgaagACGTATCTCGcttttcgcatgagccccagaaagcatggattcacatcagaggcgtggcgtgctttgcgatatatcgatggatctgccatttaaacccatggaaaaggatcgataaacagggtgttcgcaacgaacacctcaataatcgattctttaccgtagcttcaaatggggaaatatcgatgatcgatcatgcacgcctcgccactgattcacGTGTAAAACGGGGcttacgtggaaattgagatacgcccttatttCAGAACGTTGACAAAGAGAGGCTCCTAAAAAGTTGCCCCTTTGCCGTGGAACTCGAGGAACTGGTGAGTGGCACAAAAAACCTAGTAAGCGACATCAGGCGTTGCTAAGATGAAATGTTTCCTGTATTTAACGCGAATTGAGATTAATTGAGAGTAAAAATTCTTATCGTAAAATTTAGAGGAATTTCCCCTGAATGAAGTCTAAAATTCGAGggaattcaagtttttttacaatttgatACACGAAGCATAACCTTAATTAGCAACCATAGCAACGCCTGGTGGAATCTGCTCGGTTTTGAATGTCGACTTTAGGAGTATGGTTGATTTGAAACCTTGTTATGAGGAAAGGCCCTAGACTTTAGCCTTTTAAAAGCTAGATTAAACAAATCAGTGATAGAAAAATGACATAATTAGCACAGAGTAGACATCTAAGTCGCGTCATCAAAATCAGCATCGAACTGAAGCTAACGGAACCTGACCTCGAACAAGATGCTTTTAACATAAAGGCGTTATTTTAGGGAGTCAATGAATTTCCCGGGTTTCCAGAAAAGGTGCAAAATAGGACCTTTTCTGGGAGGTTCTTTACAACATGGGTCAATTCGCGTGTCAGGGAATCGTGTTTTTAGAATCGCGGATTTTACAGCAGCAAAAATCAATTATGTTTGTCCAAAGGATGATTTTCCCATGCAATACACCCTTTTAAAAAACAATCAGTGCCATCCAGCGTGGGTGTGCTGCATAGTATCTTCATAGAAACTCTACGtctttcactgagaaaaaagataTTCATAGAAATGAAAGAATTCGTGTACGcggataaaaaaaatcagaagtaGTGACGTTGCAAGTAGATGCAACATCCATTGTGAGGATCATGGATGCACTCACGAAGAAGGGGAGGAGGGCTGAATTCCAAGGATAGGAGTGCCATTTTAAACGTACCattaaaattctcatttttttacgaCTGAAGTTGGAATTGTGAAAGCATTCATACATAGCTCAGTCAAAAGACATCAAACGAATTATTCATTGAAAAAACTAATGACTGAAGAATTTTGTATGTTCTTTGGAATAGTAGCCAGATGCGATCATAGACttgattttttcattgtaaatatTAAACTTGTACATTTTACGGCAAATTTAGTTAAGTTATTGAataattttctcatattttttttaaagattattttttctctctatttcaaACTTCTACTGCACATGCAGCctcagagaaaaatcaaaataacttATTTTGTGCAGTAAAAGTTAGAAGCCTTATTTTAAGTAATATAAGGTCAATGCTTCATGACCTTTACTTTACAAGTCAAAATTAATGTGATAAGAATCATTCTGCTATTTAGATATTTAAACATAACTACAAGCCATACCGTAATTATTACAATTCATAGAATCTGATTTGTTTACAATTGTCTTGTGTATAGTGAAcgtttgtaaatattaatataGGATTCATATATATTAATAACTAAAAGAAAACTGAGCCCATGGCCGAACTTTTCAGAAACAGGTGAAAATCATTTTAAGATAACCATTCACGGTTATCTCAAACTGATTTTTACCTGTTCAAACGGTTTCAGCCGTTCGGATGATATTGAAAGCTTCCTTTAATTTCCATCTTAGTGTCAAATAatgtttggaaaaataaaaacgtaaattttatCCTCCGCTTTGCTTTTGTCTGATGATTAAAATACCTCACTTTTATCCTTGTAAAAAGAAGGAGCTTGATACAGAAAATTACAATCCTCCGAATAAAGAAAGGTTTGAGCAAACTAATCAAGTTCAGCTCCAAAATCTTGCGTCTCGCTTTAAGACGTTGCAAAGTTCCGACTTACTCtactttttaataattttaccgggCAACGCAATCTgttgaacattttcctgaagTTTCCCTCCTAGAAAAATTTGTTGCTACAATCACGAACAATGAAGATATGTCGTTTTTCTTCGAAGAATAATTAATacgagcggaaattttgaaacgccacaATCGAGATAGGTACTTTCCGCAGATAGCCGTCATGAAGTGAAGAAATTCAAATGCCCATTGTTGTCATAATTAAGTTTACGTTTTAAAAGTCCATATCATTAGTATATTACAGGCAGGAGGTTCGACTGAAGCTCTGCTCAAAATTTACGTAAGATGCTCTATGTCCAGTTATGAGGCTTGTGAGAAAGAGTCAGGGCCACCGCGAGGAGAAAGAACGAAAATAAACAATACGTCGGGCCCCATTGAAAACGGGAGCCTTCAGAAATTCACACGCATAGTGAGGTTACGTGAACTGAAGAGAGCTCTATTCACAGCTGGCCTCTCCTGGACACGATTATCATTCGTATGAATAAAAATCTGAATATGAATCGGACGGAACTCAATGAGTCACACACTCTCGGAACCAACTATTACATCTTGGGCAAAGCTGTTTTATAAGGTGCTgaagtaccccccccccctcccctccctcatAACTCGAGAGGATAGGAAAGGATGGTAACTGACCAATCTTAAAAGGCTCATGCAAGGATTGCAATCGTGGTCCAGAATCGAAGAGAGTGTCAAGGACACTGGAAAAGAAGCTCCGTTTCTGAAAGACATTACTATGGCCATTATGGACATACCACCCGTCCAGGGTTCAGAGGCCGTGTATTTCGGATGTAGAAGCCGTTGCTTCGGCAACTGAAACCGGAACAGTCGAAGTTACGACTCTATAATACGGAGCTAACCATCTCTGAACTCCGATCGGATAGCATGTGCGGAGCCCTTAATTGCGTCTTTCAGACTCTGAGCTTCTTAGTTCAgaactgccgtgttaaggaataacgccgtaagaacattcgagagttgccaaatttcctccgataaaatgtatattttttagggaaaaaatcaatatttttccgagaaattcacAAGAActttagggaaaattttgaaaaaaattacctacctgaaaaattggaaaaaaaatatttacaaattttctcgaaaatttttaatttaccaacggcaatttggcaacgcctgaaggttcaaatGGCGTTTTTCTTGAGCACAGCAGAGATGTCATTGCAACTATATTCAAGGAGTGAGAAGAGGAGGATAAACAAGTGGggaaatcttctgaaaaataactCACTGATAGTGATTCGCATTGTCGTAAATGTGATCTTATTTTCAATGTTATCCCTTTTCCCTTAATAACACACCTGgagattcttaaaaattttgaaacaaaaaatacttttgattcattggatttttgcttgtatcaaaaggaaatctgcttgaattaagaggcttggatctcgtcgcaagcaaaaatccgattgaatcaagagcattttttcttgtcaactttTTTAATGAGTCGTCTGTAAGatatttttttgccaacgtttctctcatttttctttatcCTTTTTTTCGGAAAGGAGGGGGCATGCATCCCCTACGCCTCCTTGAATCCGCCTATGCAAATTAAGCAGTCAGAGTTGTTTCAGCTCAATATCTGCGGTCTAAATTATTTTACGAATAAGCGAATGTGTCATCGCACAGCCAACCTGAGCGCCAAAGCCATTGGAAGCAGCATCAATATTTGAATTCAGAATGAGTTGGCTCGAGCGCGGAGGCGTGTGTCTGCCAATGAACTTTTGTCCTAAAATTTCGCCTGGTGATTTGCAAGGTGAGGAGGAGTGGGTAGTAACAGACGATACCTCTGAAGGGCCGCGAATCCTGTTACTGAAGTTTTATGAGGCATAATTATTGAACTTCCCTCATCGTGGCCATCAGTCATTACCATTTACCAGGTCTAGGTTATCAGATTGTCCTGTCCATCATCCAAGTAGTTGGTTGCCGCGTTTCCGCTCAACCAAAAGAAGCGTTTTGCGCTTGTTCACAAACAAACCTCCGCAGTATGACCTCTGCTAAATTGTTCGAGTTATATCGaggcactgagaaaaaactattgtTATAATTACCATACTAGTGGTGCTCAATATGTACTCTAAATTAGTagtggccataaccaataatagttatatttttactggagcaaacgtaattttacaagtgtacagtagtaaaattaccatttaatggtaaaaatatctctattgTCGGTTATGGCAACTACTAATGAAGAgctcatattgaacaccactaatatggttaTTATAATCATAATGTTTTCTCAGTGTGGGATGAAATGCTgcacatttttttactaaaatccAGCCCCACTCTCCGTTTGTAGTAACTATAAAACAGAATGCATGCCGTGGCTCACGATACATAAATATACAATAAtttaagattgaaagttttgagGATAAGTTTTCTCAAatcattgtttttcttctttgtaaTCTTGAACCTCATCCCTAAAGAAAATCAACAATTGACCTATGCCGAAGCAAAGTTAATATCAGCTGCTAACAGTTAAAGTTGGTAAAAATGAGAACCAAGTGCACTGTGCTGACCTCAACTGATATGAGTTGATAGCGACCCCACTCGCCTTATCATTTTATTAGGGCACTGCCTTAAAGGTGCTGGTGTGCTggtattttcacaattttctccaTGTGTTTCCGTAAAACTGAAGGATCTCTCAAGGGATAATTgtttcgagaaattttaaaaatttacttaccACGATAGGGTAAGAGGGCCGCACCACAGACTTCACCGAGCGAGGACCGCAAAATCCCAAATTCAGCTCTGAGGAGGATAAATTATTCAACCTATGATTAAGAAGCCTTTCTTCATAGAACTTTTAAAGTTGTTAATTTCtttctaaagaaaaatttcaacgcGAATATAGGATCCAATCTATTGCTTGAGCTTCAAATTCCAACTAAATATGCTTTGATTTTGAATTGACAGCAGCCATCAGTTAGTAAGTGTGCGAAAACAAATTCTTATCACACCTACGACCGCATTTGGAGTCAACAACACCTCCTGCCCGGTCAAAGCTGAGTTACGATCAGATACAACTTCAAGCTGCGGCTCAACAGGCCAACATCCTCACGATTTCCATTTCTTTTCCGTCGATTTTCCTGAAAGTTGTTGATTGCCGCCTAAACAAGGCCCACACTGAGGTGAAAAAACTGTTCGTTTAATGATGTAACAATATAAGGTAATGCCACTATTTTTCTATAATCCCGACGCATTCGCACTCTACCTGTTGGGTCATTTCGTGTGGGCTCGTTATTTCCATATTATACATCGTATGATTTATCCATTCAATCCAGTTTTTCACAGCATGCTTGTTCGGCCATCAGATGGTTCCTAATAGCTGCCCGATTATCATAATACGAAAATTTTCGATTATATGCCTAAATTACCAATAAATTGTGAGAGAAATTTACGATCATAGATGTTTTTGCTTAATATGGACACGTATCTCTTATTTCAGTGGTGTACATGCGAcgaacccaatattactaccaaaattctgaaactcttcatctctctcaatttaaaaatctaaattttcttatgtactcccattttcaaaattctctgtaaagacgttaatagcctgtgacgctaaatgtctcaaaatatactAACATAACTAACATATTTAAAGGAGGGAAATCAAAGAGGGCTGAATTGGAGAGAAACGAAGGCATGAGGTAACGCTGAGGTCAAACTGCACCCTCAATTCACTAAGTATACTACAAAATATCCTGCGTGTAGGTATAGTtgccaacaaaaatttcaaaagtatcCAAATAATTtgagaatttaaaaatcaaattaacagGAAGTATCACGTTGCGTTCGTCATAGTTGCCAGTCGAAGAATAACAATTAATTTAGGACAACGGCACGCTAGTCTTGAGGAATTACATACTTACAAGTAGTTCGGTCATCTTTTAAAaccgttaatttttttaatacgcactgaaaataaaatgtctAGTATGATGATTCTCAATTATTCACTATCGAAGAGGACTCATGAATGATAGTCAATTGCCATGAGACTGCCCAGAAAGTATGATATGGATATAAAAACCTGGTCAGACTTAAGCCATCAAGTGATGCTATCTATGATCGTCTCTCTTTTTGATGGGAATGCAGCAGTTTGAGAATAACTATTCATGACTGAAAAAGACCA
This window of the Bemisia tabaci chromosome 3, PGI_BMITA_v3 genome carries:
- the LOC109030698 gene encoding uncharacterized protein isoform X1, coding for MIQNNLLILILSAISTFLALAIIEISSAKIEGGWDTDPKTQYHIQTDEGPERYFRYQTMSGQYRKEKRLPDGTVVGSYGWVDPDGYLRLRDYIADDKGYRIVKTKKVFVGKEAPIGNAVASAKYVPSQGGVGVENAQLKPQPPVYKSSYDSSALLRFPTTLEPSSTPISLADYLKSKESPNAIPVSDYLHERKQQVQDYLRFGERKQEPEVVVTPNAYPKPENYSPLSQDYVQPITFRPYFNTKTYNDNTLDNAILDSSYDGVAMTHNGFRYYLPRHYHEEESPNSYQRAGSFGYIDPFGIRRVIYYNTSPGSGFKVRKNNRYVGFNSTPYDPRF
- the LOC109030698 gene encoding uncharacterized protein isoform X2, coding for MLIFGIAISLLAIIEISSAKIEGGWDTDPKTQYHIQTDEGPERYFRYQTMSGQYRKEKRLPDGTVVGSYGWVDPDGYLRLRDYIADDKGYRIVKTKKVFVGKEAPIGNAVASAKYVPSQGGVGVENAQLKPQPPVYKSSYDSSALLRFPTTLEPSSTPISLADYLKSKESPNAIPVSDYLHERKQQVQDYLRFGERKQEPEVVVTPNAYPKPENYSPLSQDYVQPITFRPYFNTKTYNDNTLDNAILDSSYDGVAMTHNGFRYYLPRHYHEEESPNSYQRAGSFGYIDPFGIRRVIYYNTSPGSGFKVRKNNRYVGFNSTPYDPRF